In Methanofollis aquaemaris, the genomic window GGACAAGGACCCTGACATCCCCGGAAAGGGCGGCGGACTCCCCGGTCCCCAGCACATACTCGTAGGTGCCGTCGTCGGCGACCGGCACGGAGACACCCGGAACCTTGGAGCCGTCCCCGAGGGCCCAGACACGGACAGTCGCCGGACTGCCGGTCGCCGTTCCCGAGACCTCAAGGCCCTCCCCCTTCAGGATATATGTACTCCGATTGAAGGAAGCGGAGAGAGTGGGCCGCGTCAGGGTCATGGTCGCCGTGGCGTTTCGCACCCCGTCGAGGTGGCTGCGGTCCACCGCGTGCCCGCCGAGGTCGTGGTCGCGGTCCGCGGCATAGAGGGTGTAGGTGCTGGCAGCAAGAGCGCCGCGGAGGGCGGCGGTGTCCCACCGATACTCCCAGGTGTCGTCTGCCGCCACCTCACAGATGACATAGTTCCCCTCCGACGCCGCGGCACCGAGATCGTCGGGCGCGACACCGTCGCCGAGGTCCCCACCGGTCAGGAAGAGATAGACCTTCTCGCTCCCGCTGTTGGTGCCCGAGATCGTCACTTCGTTACCCAGGACAAAGATCCCCGCGCCCTCCACGGCAACCGTCATCCCGTCGTCGTCGACGGTGAAAGAGGTCTCCGCATGGATGTCGTCTGAACCCGATCCCTCGATGGCGGAGAGGAGGGTGGCGACGGCTTCGGATGGGAGACAGGCGCCGAGGTCGATCCGACCCCCTGCTCCGTCCCGGATCTGGTACGGTTTCCCTTCCGCTGGCTCGGGACACACATTGAAGACGCCGTCATACATCGGGTGCTGGACGACGACGAAGTACTGCCCGTCGGGGAGGTTCGCGGTCACGTCGCCCCCGAGGGTGTACTCGAAGGAACCATCGCTCTGAACCGGTGCGACGATGCCAAACGCCGGGCGCTCTCTCCCGATGATCCAGATCAAAACCTCGTCAGGATCGCCATCGGCATACCCACTCACTTTGAATTCGTCGCCCCCGGCGATCCCGGACGCACCGTCATCAAGCGTCACCTTCGGTTCTTTCAGGTAGACACCGATGGTCTGGTACTTCACGTCCTTCAGGTTTGTCTGGCTGACGAGGCCGTCGGCGTTCTCTCTCTTGCTGGCCGCGTAGATGGTGTAGGTGCCCTGGTTCTGGAGGGCACCGAGGGGGGCGGTGTCCCACCGGTACTCCCAGGTCTCGTCGGACTCGACATCGCACCTGACCGCACCGTCGATGTCGAGATCGGTCTTGAGCCCGATGTCTTCAAGCGAGACGCCGTTGCGGTTCCAGAGGTCCCACCCGGTCATGAAGAGGAAGACTTCGTCGTTTTCGGTGTTGGTACCCGAGATCTTGATCTCCTCACCGAGGTAGTAGGTGCCCGCCCCCTCTGCGGTGATGGTGACCTCGCCCTCCTGGATCGTTACCCCGACGGCGTCGTTCCTGTCCTCATCCCCGGGGTCGACGACGCTGATGGTGAAGGAGCGGGGCGTGGTGTCGGAACTGGTCGAGAGACCGACCGTCCTGAAGCCGCTGTCGCGGGTCTGCACGATTGCAGCGGTCCGGTCGGGGAAGTGGGTACCGTCCCCGGCACGTCTCTCGTTCGCAAAGGCGGCGGCAGGCGCGTCAGGGAAGGGAGCGTCGCCAATGATCTCCACGCCCGGTTGACCCATCTTGATCAGCGGGTAACCGGCGTCACTGATGCTGGCGTCCTCAATGAAGAGGTAATACTGCTTTTTGGACTCGCCGCTGACAGTCACACAGAAGTCGTTGCTCCTGACAATGTTCTCCCTGTTAGCCTCAATGCTGACATTGGTCGACGCGGCGGCGATCTCGCCGGCAGGGGCGGGGCCTTCTTCGGCACTCAGAGCGAGGGTGTCGTTCCCGGCACCTCCATCATAAGTGGTATTTCCGCCGCCGCTCTCAACGAGATCCGATGCCGCTGCAGGAAGAGCGAGGAGCATGAAGGCCACCAGGACAACAGCAAAGACATGCATTCTATTCGAGATCATATTCTTTTACCTCGTCTTTTTTTCCGGGGGATGCGACTCGTCAGGCAGATCAACCTCAAAATCAAGATCTGAGAGCGACCGAGATGAATCAAAGAGCCAATAAAGACCTAATGACGAATCATAACCCCATATATGGTTAGATCCATACATTTGGCTCCGCATATAGTTTTCGATATATGATTTGATCCTGCCCAAACAGTTAACCACAATCATTGAACTCAAATGGACGCACGGCGGGGGGTCTCAAAATGGATATCGATAAAACAAAAAAAAGATAGAAAAACGGCCCTGTTGAATTCCTCTTCTGGAGTGAACATAAGGGCTGCTCACACCCCTGCCCCTCCGTGATGGACCGGCAGAGGATGGGAACACCCTCTGAACGATTCCCCGCCCGCCTTCCCGCCCTATCGCAATCCCGGGGGTTCCGGGGGCAACGCCCCCGGCGAGAGCGTAGGGGGAAGGCACGTCGATCAGAAGGGTCCCCCCGCCAGAAGAACGAGAAATGTTACCCTGCTCTCCCTCGCCGGGGGGAGAAAACCCTGACCCCTCCACGGCGAAGATAACCGAGGGGCGGCGAAGTGCTCGGTTCCCGTCACCCTCAAGGCCGGAAGAAGAGGGATTGAGGGTTTCAACAGAGCCAGAAAAACCCGGAGAAACCTCCCCGGTTCAGTCCGCCATCTTCCGGTAAAAAAATGTCACAAAGAAGACCTGGAGAAGGAGAAGCCCGACCGAGATGTAGGCCATCGTATACCCGACCATCTCATATCCAGGCAAGGCCTCCCGCCCCGCGATGAGCGCCATCCCGCCGACCGCAAGAGCGGGTGCCGCGATCATGACGGTCAGGTACGCCGCCTTCCCCGCGATCATCCCGGTCATCTCGTCCTTCTCCACCTCGCCGCTGACATACCGCTTTCGAAGGAGGAGGACGGCAAAGAGACCGGCAAACCAGGCGGCGATCGCAATGAGCGGCGACTTTTCCGCCACCGCCGCCCCGATCCCGGCAGCCATGGCGATGACGATGAAGAGTTTCACAATCTTGAAATGTTTGTTGTCCATGATACGGAGTCCCCTGAAGTTTGAAATATCTAACATCAAGTTAGATATTCCCAACATATCAGGGTGTCGGCACCACAGAATTCCATCCAATCCCTGAAGAGGGGGACGAAAGATCCCCGCCGCTCCGCAGCCCGAAGGTGAAGGGCTCTGAGAAGACGAGCGTGGGGTCGCCGGTCGCCGGGTCGAGGGGGCCGTCGCGGAGGTAGAACTTCACCGTCATCTCGCCGTTATCCAGGTCTGAACAGACATTCCAGAGCGTCCTGATGGGGAAGGGGTGGCCCGCACCCTCGGAGTCGTCGTCGGCATGGGCATAGACGCGGGCGAGAGCCGCCTCCGCATCGGCGGGCGAGGAGAGACCATGATGGGTTTCGAGCGCATCGGCAAGGGTCAGGTGGCGATGGAAGGTGTTGTACGACTTGTTCTCCGGCACCTCCGGGAAGGTCGAGGCGTCGGGGTATCGGAAGACCGCGTGGTTGGTCATGATGAAGGGATCGTCTGCCGCGTCGGTGAAGTGGACGTCGCCGTTCGTCGGGTCGATCTCGACGATGGAGGCATTGCCCGAACGATCGTAGACCATGAAGTGCATCCCCGAGACCGGGAAGTAGACGCGACTGTTGAGGATGATCATCTTCGCCTCGTCGACGGTCGCCGCCTGGTCGAGGACCGACCGGATCATCTGCAACCCGTTCAGACCCGAGGCATTGCCGCCATAGAGGGGCGAGGCGCTCGGCGTGAACCCGCCCACCGCAAAGGTCGCAACCCCGAGCCCGGCGGAGTTGACCCCGTCGAAGACACCCGACATCAGGTCCATGGACCCGACGGCAAGGGAGGCATACCCCTCGTCGGGATAGAGTTCCATCACGTAGGTCCGCGAGAAGAGGGCGTTCCCTTCATCGGTGGTATTGAGGCAGACCAGCACGTCGACCGGCACCATATAGTAGTCCATGTTCCGGCACGCCATCGCGTGGCCGGCGGTCGTGGTGTTCGGCGGGTAATAGATCATCGAACAGGCAAATGACCCGAGGTCATAGGGCAGGCCGCTGGTGTCATGGGTCGTGTTCGCCGGGTCCACGCCGTATGCCGAGGCGACGCCGAGCATCCTCTCGTAGAGCACCGGCGCGTTCCTCTGGAGATATTCCCGGCGGGCATCCGCATGCAGACGGTCGGAGAACGAGGAGAGGTTCGAGACGCCGTAATCGTCCTGTGCAATTTTTCCAAGGGCCGAGCCGATCTCCTCGTTCGTCCCCGCCACCACGATGTGGCGCACCTCCATGAAGGTGCCCGGTTCCTTCTGGAGCACCACCTCATCGGTGACGGTCGGCACGTCGCCGACCTCGGGAGAATACGCCAGAGCAGGCGATAGCAGCACAGATATCATGAGAAGCATGAGAGATATCCTGTACAACTGGAAAAATATCATATTAAAATCCTGATTCTGCCTCAAAAAAACATTCCGATATTCATTTCGACGATAGAGAGATCAAAAGGGCATATTTCAGATATTAGAGATGAAAAATGCGACCACATACCCCTGACCACAGCAGGCACGAAACCATCGATCTCTTCACAACCTTTTCATAGCACCACACCGATTCACCGGGAACCGCGGGGGGCGGCACCGATGTTCCCGGACCTCAAACCAAAGCCAGAGTTGAGCAAGAGCGATAAGAAGCAGGGGCTCTCGATGGTAATCTGGGACGGCCTGGCCACGCAGGCGATGGTCACCCTCACCGGTGGGATCTTCCTCGTCGCCTTTGCCCTGGAACTCGGCGCCTCCAACACCGTCATCGGCCTTCTTGCCGCCATCCCCCCGCTTGCCGAACTCCTCCAGGTTCCATCGGTCTATATTATCAGGAAAGTGCGGAACCGACGACTCATCACCGTCACCGCCTCGACCGCCGCCAGACTGGTCTGGTTGCTCATCGCCGCCATCCCCTTCCTCTTCGGGACAGAATCGGGAGTATGGGTACTTGTCGGGGCGATGCTCTGTTACTCGACCATCTCGTCGATCTCCCATTGTTCCTGGAACTCCTGGATGCACGACCTTGTCCCGCAACAGAAGATCGGCGCCTTCTTCTCGCGCCGGATGGGGATGTCGACCGCCCTGGCGATCCCACTCTCAGTCGCCGCCGCCCTCTTCGTCGACACCTGGAAAGTCAATCCGGGGGGCGAGGTCGTGGCCTATGCTCTGCTCTTCTTCGGGGGGTGCATCGCCGGACTGATCGGCGTCATCTTCCTTGCCAGAACTCCGGAGCCTGAACTTGGTGAAGATCAGAAACCCGACTTCGGTGAAGTGTTAAAGGAGCCTTTTGCCGACAAAAACTTCAGGAATCTTCTCATATTCCTGGGTTCCTGGAACTTCGCCATCAACCTCGCCGCCCCGTTCTTCACCGTCTACATGCTCCAGCGGATCGGTCTCGATATCTCATGGGTGATCGCCCTCGCCGTGATGAGCCAGATCGTCTCCATCATCTTCTTCAGGGTCTGGGGGGAGGTCGCCGACCTCTTCAGTCACAAGTCGGTCCTGCAACTCAGCGGCCCGATCTTCATCCTGGCCATCATCGCCTGGACCTTCACCACCCTCCCCGACCCCTACATCCTCACCGTCCCCATTCTCATCGTGATCCATATCCTCATCGGCCTCTCGACCGCCGGCGTCACGCTCTCGACCAACTACATCGGACTCAAACTCGCACCAAAAGGTAAGGGCACTGCATATCTCATGGCCTCGAGCATCATGACCTATCTTGCCGCCGGGGTCGCCCCGATCCTTGGCGGGGTCTTTGTCGATTTTTTCGCCTCACGCGAGGTCGCCCTCACCATCACCTTCAGCGACCCTTCGGGCGTCCTCATCCTCCGCCCCCTCGACTTCCAGCACTGGGACTTCTTCTTCTTCTTCGCTTTTCTCATCGGTCTTTACTCCCTCCACCGCCTCTCTTTTGTCAGAGAAGAGGGAGAGGAAAAGAAGCGGGTCGTCGTCCACGAACTCCTCACCGAGGTGCGTCGGGAGATGCGCAACCTCTCCACCGCCGGCGGGTTGCGGATGATGGTCAGCCCACCGGTATCGGAGTACCTTAAACCACCGAAAAAAGAGAAAAGACGGCGAAAACCGGTCTGGGAAGAAGAGGGGGAGCAAACAATTTAGAAGAACGCCCGGCGTCGGGCTTTGTAGAATTTGACATGAACCCCGGGTTCAAGGCTTATACACGATTCAACAAAGCCGATTTTTGGGCTTTGTAGAAATCCTCCCCTCTTCTGGGTACAAGCATGACCCAACCACCTTCCCGATGCTCGCGCCGGGGACGCTGCCCCCGGACCCCCGGTATGAAAACAGGGTTGGTAAGGCAAAATCAGCGAACATGAAGAGAGAGAGAGTTCCCGTCCCCTGTCCTATCTTGACGCGGGGGGACCGGGGGGCGACTAGCCCCCCGCAGAGATAACCACCTGGAGGATTTCCTATGACCTCTCCCTTCCAGACCGCACAGAGAGGGGAGACGTTAACTCTATCTAACATAAAGTGCGATATACCGCACAGATGCCTGCATGAAGACACAATACCTCCTCCAGATCTGCGCCGGTGTCCCGGTGGCGGCGGCCGGCATCGCCCTCACGCTCACCGGCACAGACACCACTCTCTCCTCGGCCCTCATCGTGGTCGGGACCGGGATGGTCACTCTCGGAATTTTCAGACACCGCCGTTTCGGCGACGGGATCGAGTCAGACGAGAGGACGGAGAGCATCGACGCCAGGGCCGCGACGAGATCGTGGTTCGTCACTCTCCTCTT contains:
- a CDS encoding MFS transporter, whose amino-acid sequence is MFPDLKPKPELSKSDKKQGLSMVIWDGLATQAMVTLTGGIFLVAFALELGASNTVIGLLAAIPPLAELLQVPSVYIIRKVRNRRLITVTASTAARLVWLLIAAIPFLFGTESGVWVLVGAMLCYSTISSISHCSWNSWMHDLVPQQKIGAFFSRRMGMSTALAIPLSVAAALFVDTWKVNPGGEVVAYALLFFGGCIAGLIGVIFLARTPEPELGEDQKPDFGEVLKEPFADKNFRNLLIFLGSWNFAINLAAPFFTVYMLQRIGLDISWVIALAVMSQIVSIIFFRVWGEVADLFSHKSVLQLSGPIFILAIIAWTFTTLPDPYILTVPILIVIHILIGLSTAGVTLSTNYIGLKLAPKGKGTAYLMASSIMTYLAAGVAPILGGVFVDFFASREVALTITFSDPSGVLILRPLDFQHWDFFFFFAFLIGLYSLHRLSFVREEGEEKKRVVVHELLTEVRREMRNLSTAGGLRMMVSPPVSEYLKPPKKEKRRRKPVWEEEGEQTI
- a CDS encoding DUF2178 domain-containing protein; this encodes MKTQYLLQICAGVPVAAAGIALTLTGTDTTLSSALIVVGTGMVTLGIFRHRRFGDGIESDERTESIDARAATRSWFVTLLFLCTLFGVNELGLLAFDIRTTILATILVMALSGMIFSWHLARRVAA
- a CDS encoding DUF2178 domain-containing protein — encoded protein: MDNKHFKIVKLFIVIAMAAGIGAAVAEKSPLIAIAAWFAGLFAVLLLRKRYVSGEVEKDEMTGMIAGKAAYLTVMIAAPALAVGGMALIAGREALPGYEMVGYTMAYISVGLLLLQVFFVTFFYRKMAD
- a CDS encoding C45 family autoproteolytic acyltransferase/hydolase, whose protein sequence is MLLMISVLLSPALAYSPEVGDVPTVTDEVVLQKEPGTFMEVRHIVVAGTNEEIGSALGKIAQDDYGVSNLSSFSDRLHADARREYLQRNAPVLYERMLGVASAYGVDPANTTHDTSGLPYDLGSFACSMIYYPPNTTTAGHAMACRNMDYYMVPVDVLVCLNTTDEGNALFSRTYVMELYPDEGYASLAVGSMDLMSGVFDGVNSAGLGVATFAVGGFTPSASPLYGGNASGLNGLQMIRSVLDQAATVDEAKMIILNSRVYFPVSGMHFMVYDRSGNASIVEIDPTNGDVHFTDAADDPFIMTNHAVFRYPDASTFPEVPENKSYNTFHRHLTLADALETHHGLSSPADAEAALARVYAHADDDSEGAGHPFPIRTLWNVCSDLDNGEMTVKFYLRDGPLDPATGDPTLVFSEPFTFGLRSGGDLSSPSSGIGWNSVVPTP